The following are encoded in a window of Halorarum salinum genomic DNA:
- the pyrF gene encoding orotidine-5'-phosphate decarboxylase: MPEFNPFFSDLRDRIEARDTVVSVGLDADLDRIPEHLLERDLPRWAFNRRIIDATHEYAACYKPNVAFYEDADGWRSLRETVAYAHGKDVPILLDAKRADIGNTARKYAELLEYADAITVNPYMGRDSLSPFLSRREKGVFVLCRTSNPGGADLQDLELESGEPLYRRVAALADLWNDAGNVGLVVGATTPDELEELRGEVPDLPFLVPGVGAQGGDAEAAVEFGLAHGVGLVNSSRGIIFADVEGSDGFATAAGRAAKRLRDRLNRHR, encoded by the coding sequence ATGCCCGAGTTCAACCCCTTCTTCTCGGACCTCCGCGACCGGATCGAGGCGAGAGACACCGTCGTCTCGGTCGGCCTCGACGCCGACCTCGACCGCATCCCCGAGCACCTGCTCGAGAGGGACCTCCCGCGCTGGGCGTTCAACCGCCGCATCATCGACGCGACCCACGAGTACGCCGCCTGCTACAAGCCGAACGTCGCCTTCTACGAGGACGCCGACGGCTGGCGCTCGCTCCGAGAGACGGTCGCGTACGCCCACGGGAAGGACGTGCCGATCCTGCTCGACGCCAAGCGCGCGGACATCGGCAACACCGCGCGCAAGTACGCCGAGCTCCTGGAGTACGCCGACGCCATCACGGTGAACCCGTACATGGGCCGCGACTCGCTCTCGCCGTTCCTCTCGCGGCGCGAGAAGGGCGTGTTCGTGCTCTGTCGCACCTCCAACCCCGGCGGCGCGGACCTGCAGGACCTCGAACTCGAGTCGGGGGAGCCGCTGTACCGCCGCGTGGCGGCGCTCGCGGACCTGTGGAACGACGCGGGCAACGTCGGCCTCGTCGTCGGCGCGACGACGCCCGACGAACTGGAGGAGCTCCGCGGCGAGGTCCCCGACCTCCCGTTCCTCGTCCCCGGCGTCGGCGCGCAGGGCGGGGACGCCGAGGCGGCCGTCGAGTTCGGCCTGGCCCACGGGGTCGGCCTCGTCAACTCCTCGCGGGGCATCATCTTCGCGGACGTCGAGGGGAGCGACGGGTTCGCGACCGCCGCGGGACGGGCGGCAAAGCGGCTCCGCGACCGGCTGAACCGCCACCGGTAG
- a CDS encoding MFS transporter, with amino-acid sequence MEMRERRLVLVVTSVALFLSVLVWFNYSAVLPLVVAEWGLSGTEAGIVFGAFQAGYLLAILPAGWLADRYSPRWVIAVGATGTAVPSLAFAGVADGFLLGTLLRFLSGLFVAGVYVPGMRFVSDWFPGPVRGKALGLYIGTFSLGAGLSFVFSTMAAEAVDWRLAIAVTSVGALFVAPPMLLLTRDNPERTRSTGGGLDYSILRNREYLSAVCVYSFHNWELFGVRNWLLAFLVAAPAFASVESAVLPGLVVGGMIVASGFGNVAGGWLSDRVGRPRTIAAALGASTLVSAVFGLLGRLPLAALVAITVGYGFVLAMDSAPTSTLVTEVVADEHVGTALSVQSLAGFSTTVVSPVVFGLALDRAGYAAAFPTLAAGGFVGLLSVGVLVRARGE; translated from the coding sequence ATGGAGATGCGGGAGCGCCGTCTGGTCCTCGTCGTGACGTCGGTCGCGCTGTTCCTCTCGGTGCTGGTGTGGTTCAACTACTCCGCGGTGCTCCCCCTCGTCGTCGCCGAGTGGGGGCTCTCCGGGACCGAGGCCGGGATCGTCTTCGGCGCGTTCCAGGCGGGCTACCTCCTCGCCATCCTCCCCGCGGGCTGGCTGGCGGACCGCTACTCGCCGCGGTGGGTGATCGCCGTCGGCGCGACCGGCACCGCGGTGCCGAGCCTCGCGTTCGCGGGCGTCGCCGACGGCTTCCTCCTCGGGACGCTGCTGCGCTTCCTCTCGGGGCTGTTCGTCGCCGGCGTCTACGTCCCGGGGATGCGCTTCGTCAGCGACTGGTTCCCGGGGCCCGTCCGCGGGAAGGCGCTCGGGCTCTACATCGGCACGTTCTCGCTGGGCGCGGGCCTCTCGTTCGTGTTCTCGACGATGGCCGCGGAGGCGGTCGACTGGCGGCTGGCGATCGCGGTCACGAGCGTCGGCGCGCTGTTCGTCGCGCCGCCGATGCTGTTGCTGACCCGCGACAACCCGGAACGGACCCGGTCGACGGGCGGCGGCCTCGACTACTCGATCCTCCGGAATCGGGAGTACCTCTCGGCGGTGTGCGTCTACTCCTTCCACAACTGGGAGCTGTTCGGCGTCCGCAACTGGCTGCTCGCGTTCCTCGTCGCGGCGCCGGCGTTCGCGTCAGTCGAGTCGGCGGTGCTGCCCGGCCTCGTCGTGGGCGGGATGATCGTCGCGAGCGGGTTCGGCAACGTCGCCGGGGGGTGGCTGAGCGACCGGGTCGGCCGCCCCCGGACCATCGCCGCGGCGCTCGGCGCCAGCACCCTCGTCAGCGCGGTTTTCGGGCTGCTCGGTCGACTCCCGCTGGCGGCGCTGGTCGCGATCACCGTCGGGTACGGCTTCGTCCTCGCGATGGACAGCGCGCCGACCTCGACGCTGGTGACGGAGGTGGTCGCCGACGAACACGTCGGCACCGCGCTTTCGGTCCAGTCGCTCGCCGGCTTCTCGACGACGGTGGTCTCGCCGGTCGTGTTCGGCCTCGCGCTCGACCGGGCCGGCTACGCGGCCGCGTTCCCGACGCTCGCGGCCGGCGGGTTCGTCGGGT
- a CDS encoding choice-of-anchor D domain-containing protein, which produces MIPDRSPPNDDGTTPRRGPSVDAGSLTVVGVVLLVATSTLAGVVAPAATPGEDPVDDRHPVAGSTTADVRQFDPVVPLPSADLDAVAGGLDPVDAAFESRTGAPPPLNANAVTREQPAPEEAEAARRGARRGIERAAAAGVDVTPAQRRAVIGGVLEGLNITHPLYGNENATVEQIEAAGEGAAYGSLVGSWEESMTRARVPGAVTLGASHDRLRAACSGAVVGAISVDDVAVEVSPEIVQNAAEGAAKGSIEVDDVAVEVSPEIVQNSAFGAAYGAVEIDEVAVDVSPELVQNAAEGSARGAISVDDVAVDVTPTLVQRAAWGSARGAIGIDDVEVEVSPELVQNAARGAAKGSLEIDDVEVEVNPRIVQDAARGAAEGAIDVGDVEVDVSPELVQNAAHGAAKGSISVGDVNVEVNPELTQRAARGAAKGSISVGDVTVDVSPEVVQNAALGAARGSVSVGDVNVEVNPEIVQNAAEGSARGAINVGDVNVDVSPRIVQSAAYGASNGATDRADVEIGDIDVDIDPTLVQNAAEGAVTGSLDIGDIDVNISPEIVQSAAYGASDGAIEIGDIEVNISPEVIQNAAEGAANGAIDVGDVTVDVTPEIVQAAARGSANGVVELGDVTVDVSPEIVQSAARGSARGSVGTAPSREFPSRVVFVEAASSGASVGAISGSLVRDPLVQDVVTEVSPAVIEAAASGAAQGANSVEGVDVRNLTPEIVRAAASGSANGTVGVAAVDPDVDDVALIEVAASGASEGAINASAATPGIDAASVESAAAGSSRGAANASVSNGSNATDLQAAAFSGSQQGVQAADAGASAEEIERRARNESTNRTLSPEADVIGTPGGIGTPNVTGTPDVIGTPGVTGTPDVIGTPDSTGTPDVTGTPNATTTSPSTPAETASPTPAGEPEVAVDPTDLEYDEVDVGSDETLTVEIANDGTSPLSVTSAAVDDSDAFSVVSDVPSDVPADEEATVEVEFAPTEAGDHAATLGIETNDPDDEVVEVTLEGTGVEETPTPTETETPTDTPTPTETESPTPTETETPTDTPTETPTDTPTETPTDTPTETPTETEEPDEMFALASALGSVAWSPSFPFGLVGIAALVASKRRDRR; this is translated from the coding sequence ATGATTCCCGACCGATCACCGCCGAACGACGACGGGACGACCCCGCGGCGCGGACCGTCCGTCGACGCCGGGTCGCTGACGGTCGTCGGCGTCGTGCTGCTGGTCGCGACGAGCACGCTCGCCGGCGTCGTGGCGCCGGCCGCGACCCCGGGGGAGGATCCCGTCGACGACCGACATCCCGTGGCCGGATCGACTACGGCCGACGTCCGGCAGTTCGACCCGGTCGTTCCCCTCCCCAGCGCCGACCTCGACGCTGTCGCCGGCGGCCTCGACCCGGTCGACGCGGCGTTCGAATCGCGGACCGGGGCGCCGCCGCCGCTGAACGCGAACGCGGTCACCCGGGAGCAGCCGGCTCCGGAGGAAGCCGAGGCGGCGAGGCGAGGGGCCCGGCGCGGCATCGAACGGGCGGCGGCCGCGGGCGTGGACGTGACGCCGGCGCAGCGTCGGGCGGTGATCGGGGGCGTCCTCGAGGGGCTGAACATCACGCACCCGCTGTACGGGAACGAGAACGCGACCGTGGAGCAGATCGAGGCGGCCGGCGAGGGCGCGGCCTACGGGTCGCTCGTCGGCTCCTGGGAGGAGAGTATGACCCGCGCGAGGGTCCCCGGGGCGGTCACGCTCGGGGCGTCCCACGACCGGCTCCGTGCCGCGTGTAGCGGCGCCGTCGTCGGCGCGATCAGCGTCGACGACGTGGCGGTGGAGGTGAGCCCGGAGATCGTGCAGAACGCCGCCGAGGGCGCCGCGAAGGGATCGATCGAGGTCGACGACGTGGCGGTGGAGGTGAGCCCGGAGATCGTCCAGAACTCGGCGTTCGGTGCCGCCTACGGGGCGGTCGAGATAGACGAGGTGGCGGTCGACGTGAGCCCGGAGCTCGTCCAGAACGCCGCCGAGGGCTCCGCGCGCGGCGCGATCAGCGTCGACGACGTGGCGGTCGACGTGACCCCCACCCTCGTCCAGCGTGCCGCGTGGGGGTCCGCGCGCGGCGCGATCGGGATCGACGACGTCGAGGTCGAGGTGAGCCCGGAGCTCGTCCAGAACGCGGCCCGCGGCGCGGCGAAAGGGTCGCTCGAGATCGACGACGTCGAGGTCGAGGTGAACCCCCGGATCGTCCAGGACGCCGCGCGGGGCGCGGCCGAGGGCGCGATCGACGTGGGGGACGTGGAGGTGGACGTGAGTCCGGAACTCGTGCAGAACGCGGCCCACGGTGCGGCGAAGGGGTCGATCAGCGTCGGTGACGTGAACGTGGAGGTGAACCCCGAGCTCACCCAGCGGGCCGCCCGCGGCGCGGCGAAGGGGTCGATCAGCGTCGGGGACGTCACCGTCGACGTCAGTCCGGAGGTCGTCCAGAACGCCGCCCTGGGCGCCGCGCGCGGTTCCGTCAGCGTCGGGGACGTGAACGTGGAGGTGAACCCCGAGATCGTCCAGAACGCCGCCGAGGGGTCCGCGCGCGGCGCGATCAACGTCGGGGACGTGAACGTCGACGTCAGCCCGAGGATCGTCCAGTCGGCGGCCTACGGCGCGTCGAACGGGGCGACCGACAGGGCGGACGTCGAGATCGGCGACATCGACGTCGACATCGACCCGACGCTCGTCCAGAACGCCGCGGAGGGCGCGGTCACGGGCTCGCTCGACATCGGGGACATCGACGTCAACATCAGCCCCGAGATCGTCCAGTCGGCGGCCTACGGCGCGTCGGACGGGGCGATCGAGATCGGCGACATCGAGGTCAACATCAGCCCGGAGGTGATCCAGAACGCCGCGGAGGGCGCCGCCAACGGCGCGATCGACGTCGGCGACGTCACCGTCGACGTCACCCCGGAGATCGTCCAGGCGGCCGCGAGGGGATCGGCGAACGGCGTCGTCGAACTGGGCGACGTCACCGTCGACGTGAGCCCCGAGATCGTCCAGTCGGCTGCGAGAGGGTCGGCCAGGGGCTCGGTGGGCACCGCGCCCTCACGGGAGTTCCCGAGCCGCGTGGTGTTCGTCGAGGCGGCGTCGTCCGGCGCCTCTGTAGGGGCCATCTCCGGGTCCCTCGTCCGCGACCCGCTCGTCCAGGACGTCGTCACGGAGGTCAGCCCGGCCGTGATCGAGGCCGCGGCCTCGGGGGCGGCACAGGGGGCCAACAGCGTCGAGGGCGTTGACGTCCGGAACCTGACCCCCGAGATCGTTCGGGCGGCCGCGAGCGGGTCGGCCAACGGCACGGTCGGCGTCGCCGCCGTCGACCCGGACGTGGACGACGTGGCGTTGATCGAGGTGGCGGCCTCGGGCGCCTCCGAGGGGGCGATCAACGCCTCGGCCGCGACGCCCGGCATCGACGCCGCGTCCGTCGAGTCGGCGGCCGCCGGCTCCTCGCGCGGCGCCGCGAACGCGTCCGTCTCGAACGGGTCGAACGCGACGGACCTGCAGGCCGCCGCGTTCTCGGGCTCCCAGCAGGGGGTGCAGGCGGCGGACGCCGGCGCGTCCGCGGAGGAGATCGAGCGACGGGCCCGGAACGAGTCGACGAACCGGACGCTCTCGCCCGAGGCGGACGTGATCGGGACGCCGGGCGGGATCGGAACGCCGAACGTGACCGGAACGCCCGACGTGATCGGGACGCCAGGCGTCACGGGGACGCCCGACGTCATCGGAACGCCAGACTCGACAGGGACGCCCGACGTGACCGGAACGCCGAACGCGACGACGACGTCCCCCTCGACGCCCGCTGAAACCGCCTCGCCCACCCCGGCCGGCGAACCCGAGGTGGCGGTCGACCCGACCGACCTCGAGTACGACGAGGTCGACGTCGGGTCGGACGAGACGCTGACGGTGGAGATCGCCAACGACGGCACCTCGCCGCTCTCGGTCACGTCGGCGGCCGTGGACGACTCGGACGCGTTCTCGGTCGTGAGCGACGTCCCGTCGGACGTCCCGGCCGACGAGGAGGCGACCGTCGAGGTCGAGTTCGCCCCGACCGAAGCGGGCGACCATGCGGCGACGCTCGGGATCGAAACGAACGACCCGGACGACGAGGTCGTCGAGGTGACGCTCGAGGGTACTGGCGTCGAGGAGACGCCGACGCCGACCGAGACGGAGACGCCGACTGACACGCCGACGCCGACGGAGACCGAGTCCCCGACGCCGACGGAGACTGAAACCCCGACTGACACGCCGACCGAGACGCCGACTGACACGCCGACCGAGACGCCGACTGACACGCCGACCGAGACGCCGACCGAGACGGAGGAACCGGACGAAATGTTCGCGCTGGCCTCGGCGCTCGGATCGGTCGCGTGGTCGCCGTCGTTCCCGTTCGGACTCGTCGGGATCGCGGCCCTCGTCGCGTCGAAGCGCCGGGACCGGCGCTGA
- a CDS encoding J domain-containing protein yields MDRDTLLLGLAAVFAGIAALMGVLAFTDSLFLLLVSLPFGVTAYLMWEHATGRLARRLREREAGRRTTADAEAGPGASRSRLGREARRRAEAGRRARGGRRAGGTANARAGPGDTRGSPAAGTGMPVREAYRELGLSPGASRGDVKRAYRERVKETHPDSGGDEEAFKRVNRAYDALRDD; encoded by the coding sequence GTGGACCGCGACACGCTGCTGCTGGGGCTCGCCGCCGTCTTCGCCGGCATCGCCGCGCTCATGGGCGTGCTGGCGTTCACCGACTCGCTCTTCCTGCTTCTCGTCTCGCTCCCGTTCGGCGTCACGGCGTATCTCATGTGGGAACACGCGACCGGTCGGCTCGCACGCCGGCTTCGCGAGCGCGAGGCGGGCCGGCGGACGACCGCGGACGCGGAGGCGGGCCCCGGCGCCTCCCGGTCGCGACTCGGGCGCGAGGCGCGGCGACGCGCGGAGGCGGGCCGGCGAGCACGTGGGGGTCGGCGTGCGGGCGGGACGGCGAACGCCCGGGCCGGTCCCGGCGACACGAGAGGATCGCCGGCGGCGGGGACCGGGATGCCGGTGCGGGAGGCATACCGGGAACTGGGCCTCTCCCCGGGGGCCTCCCGGGGGGACGTGAAGCGGGCCTACCGCGAGCGCGTGAAGGAGACCCACCCGGACTCGGGCGGCGACGAGGAGGCGTTCAAACGGGTGAACCGGGCATACGACGCCCTCCGGGACGACTGA